In Amphiprion ocellaris isolate individual 3 ecotype Okinawa chromosome 3, ASM2253959v1, whole genome shotgun sequence, one genomic interval encodes:
- the LOC111588128 gene encoding genetic suppressor element 1-like isoform X1 — protein sequence MKTCGRESDAARRHNKLRQRMNHESNKSPSLGMISTATRTTATVSPLSPLTNGNAVAQSANSGFAAALRKLAKQAEDPRGSAPSGESSPVSSPATSHSSPVTTPKRGSLGPLLGQNRGHSVPGTPPVVTIAPTKTSNGLWRADGRQVESSVQGLGRERVGAENTQSQQDKRTPPIPSPHPLAHSFGLTPGSIMQDPRIQSISLPGQMHPVVPSGAVPEEYLRALRPFAASDDLRLTSLPLSLDPAAAAHAAAAAAYYHPAYLHHPLSLPRMEESLCLSALRSQFYSVPAGGAFPPLHPSALHLHLPGGRYPGELNHTALSERLQMENELRQREREQEREREKEREREAGLEREREREEERERERELDRQKERQRERQQQMVRAVESHYLAELQARRPPPEDRARPGERLTPNRLDKTKEPEHPAFPAPKPLPLQPGLHSSRGSVPHPVPSLLPSHLGKHHAAGTGGLHGALAAAMMTQRASEEVWLSRQRGQGQEREGPLELGLRSPGKGVEPRRDVHGHRTNSVYHNQGSKDVPPCLGAPPPLISPKGPHHPPVPPTTLWNPASLVDTPADSRRKLNPPTPPSRPPPGLTRADRPPMSWGERLEEGGRRMAKSPERYPALRGASLQDSWNKIEQDRAVQSLYHRHHISNLHQRHSMPLSAPNTELGGRCQAASPSPVRERQAPDNMLVYDEVLQQHRRLLSKLDLEEKRRKEAREGGYYYDLDESYDESDEEEVKAHLRRVTEQPPLKLDTSSEKVDFLWVCGLTTVVHRDELLAQKRRKRRRMMKERSLSPPAVRGKKKASSPPAPTPPLTTPYSAEQMDRTPELEEKKDFLLMFNLSHVSPQQRRDKERTEELLRAIQRKTVTLDTLRYNPSPLCKSPPAPSTGDSSSAPQSNGHLYPESPSPSPPYLHKPKQLHSDTLKPSVDSQVTRIPPPLAPHHEKTEFMETQSSRKLHSLQNGVAAPPPHKKEPNCVQNGRNRPWERFTPEAFAQHFHQAVLQSTHNTLQKKGVSNCVPEAGVKADRSLPHSISQLKSSNLNHTPQHAHINGHHYHSPAASRDAPAPRDHLSDEEEEESGQEEDEGEEEEEEEAPRKWQGIEAIFEAYQEYVDEWSIERQVLHSQCKRLEAQNYNLTRTAEQLSLTMGELVTQRQRVREERERLQAQLEHFRRCLTLPNIHWGRGQVNGHTR from the exons atgAAAACCTGCGGGCGGGAGTCAGACGCAGCCAGGCGCCACAACAAACTGAGACAGC GTATGAACCATGAGTCCAATAAATCACCATCATTAGGAATGATCTCCACGGCAACTCGCACCACGGCTACAGTCAGTCCCCTCAGCCCACTAACCAATGGGAACGCGGTTGCCCAATCTGCAAACTCCGGATTCGCTGCTGCCCTGCGTAAACTGGCCAAACAGGCTGAGGATCCCAGAG GTTCTGCCCCCAGCGGTGAGTCGTCTCCAGTCTCCTCCCCGGCCACCAGCCACAGCTCGCCGGTCACCACCCCTAAGCGGGGCTCATTAGGGCCCCTCTTGGGCCAGAACAGGGGCCACAGCGTCCCCGGCACCCCTCCGGTCGTCACCATTGCCCCCACCAAGACCAGCAACGGCCTGTGGAGGGCCGACGGGCGACAG GTTGAGTCGAGCGTTCAGGGACTCGGTAGGGAGCGGGTGGGAGCTGAGAACACCCAGTCACAGCAGGATAAGAGGACTCCTCCCATCCCTTCACCTCACCCACTGGCTCACTCCTTCGGTCTCACCCCAGGCAGCATCATGCAAGACCCCCGCATACAGAGCATTAG TTTGCCTGGGCAGATGCACCCAGTGGTTCCTTCGGGTGCCGTTCCAGAGGAATACCTGAGAGCTCTCCGGCCCTTCGCTGCCTCAGATGACCTCCGACTGACCTCTCTGCCCCTCAGtctggatcctgctgctgctgctcatgctgccgctgccgctgctTACTATCATCCTGCCTACCTGCACCACCCTCTGTCCTTACCAAG GATGGAGGAGTCTCTGTGTCTTTCCGCGCTGCGATCGCAGTTCTACTCCGTGCCTGCAGGAGGCGCTTTCCCTCCTCTTCACCCCTCTGCCCTCCACCTGCACCTGCCCGGAGGCCGATACCCCGGAGAACTGAACCACACAGCGTTATCTGAGAG GCTACAGATGGAGAACGAGCTCCGCcagcgagagagagagcaggagcgTGAACGAGAGAAAGAAAGGGAGCGCGAGGCCGGGCTGGAACGAGAgcgggagagggaggaggagagggagcgtgagagagagctggacagacagaaggagaggcagagggagagacagcagcagatggtCCGAGCCGTGGAGAGCCACTACCTGGCTGAGCTGCAGGCTCGGAGGCCACCACCGGAGGACAGGGCCAGGCCAGGAGAGAGGCTGACCCCGAACAGACTGG ATAAAACCAAGGAGCCAGAGCACCCAGCTTTTCCGGCACCTAAACCTCTTCCTCTGCAGCCCGGCCTTCACTCCTCCAGAGGCTCTGTTCCACACCCAGTGCCCAGCCTGCTACCTTCTCACCTGGGGAAGCACCACGCTGCCGGTACTGGAGGGCTCCACGGAGCTCTGGCAGCCGCCATGATGACTCAGAGGGCCAGCGAGGAGGTGTGGTTGTCACGACAACGAGGACAGGGACAGGAGAGGGAGGGTCCACTGGAGCTGGGCCTCAGGTCACCTGGGAAGGGGGTGGAGCCGAGGAGAGATGTCCACGGTCACAG AACTAATTCAGTCTATCACAACCAAGGCAGCAAAGATGTGCCTCCCTGCCTCGGTGCCCCGCCTCCCCTAATCTCCCCCAAAGGTCCCCATCACCCTCCCGTCCCTCCCACCACACTGTGGAACCCAGCCTCCCTCGTTGACACACCTGCAGACTCCCGCAGGAAGCTCAACCCTCCTACGCCGCCGAGCCGACCACCTCCTGGACTCACCCGAGCCGACAGACCCCCGATGAGCTGGGGGGAGAGGctggaggagggaggcaggaggaTGGCGAAAAGCCCAGAGAGGTATCCAGCACTGAGGGGAGCGAGTTTGCAAGACTCCTGGAACAAGATTGAGCAGGACAGAGCTGTCCAGAGCCTCTACCACCGGCATCACATCAGTAACCTCCACCAGAGACACTCCATGCCGCTGTCTGCTCCCAACACCGAGCTGGGGGGGCGATGTCAGGCAGCATCTCCGTCTCCGGTCAGGGAGCGACAAGCACCAGACAACATGCTGGTGTATGACGAGGTTCTGCAGCAGCACCGACGGCTGCTCAGCAAACTGGacctggaggagaagaggaggaaggaggccaGGGAGGGAG GTTATTACTATGACCTGGATGAGTCATATGATGAGAGCGACGAGGAGGAGGTGAAAGCTCATTTGAGGAGAGTGACCGAGCAGCCTCCACTCAAACTGGACACATCCTCCGAG AAGGTGGATTTTCTGTGGGTATGCGGTCTCACCACGGTGGTTCATCGCGACGAGCTCCTGGcccagaagaggaggaagaggaggaggatgatgaaagAGCGCAGCCTCTCTCCGCCGGCCGTGCGGGGCAAGAAGAAGGCCTCGTCACCTCCAGCACCCACACCTCCTTTAACTACCCCGTACTCTGCTGAGCAGATGGACCGCACCCCCgaactggaggagaaaaaagactTCCTCCTTATGTTCAACCTTTCCCATGTCAGCCCACAGCAGAGGAGAG ATAAGGAGAGGAcagaggagctgctgagggCTATTCAGAGGAAGACTGTGACGTTAGACACGCTCCGATATAATCCTTCACCGCTGTGTAAAAGTCCTCCGGCTCCCTCAACTg gtgaCTCCTCCTCAGCCCCTCAATCAAACGGACACCTCTATCCAGAGTCTCCCAGCCCCTCTCCTCCATACTTACACAAACCTAAGCAGCTCCACAGTGACACACTCAAACCCTCCGTGGACTCCCAGGTGACCCGGATCCCTCCTCCTCTGGCGCCACATCACGAAAAGACTGAATTCATGGAGACTCAATCGAGCAGGAAGCTTCACTCCCTCCAGAACGGCgtcgctgctcctcctccacacAAAAAGGAGCCCAATTGTGTGCAGAACGGACGGAATCGGCCCTGGGAAAGATTCACACCTGAGGCCTTTGCTCAGCACTTCCACCAGGCTGTGCTGCAGTCCACACACAACACGCTGCAGAAAAAAG GAGTCTCAAACTGTGTCCCTGAGGCCGGCGTGAAGGCTGATCGCTCGCTGCCTCACAGCATCTCTCAGCTGAAAAGTTCAAATCTGAACCATACCCCTCAGCACGCACACATCAACGGCCATCACTATCACTCTCCTGCAGCCAGCCGGGACGCTCCGGCACCACGGGACCATCTGTccgacgaggaggaggaggagtccggccaggaggaagatgaaggggaggaggaggaggaggaagaagctcCAAGGAAGTGGCAGGGTATTGAAGCTATTTTTGAGGCCTATCAGGAGTACGTGGATG AGTGGAGCATAGAGAGGCAGGTTCTTCACAGTCAGTGTAAGCGACTTGAAGCACAGAACTACAATCTGACCAGAACTGCAGAGCAGCTCTCTCTAACTATGGGG GAGCTGGTGACTCAGAGGCAGAGggtgagggaggagagggagaggttGCAGGCCCAGCTCGAGCACTTCAGGAGGTGTTTGACGCTTCCTAACATTCACTGGGGCAGGGGGCAGGTGAACGGCCACACCAGGTGA